One genomic region from Jilunia laotingensis encodes:
- the pstA gene encoding phosphate ABC transporter permease PstA translates to MEITSNNKAKRRSQSIAFGIFRLLSLCIVLILFAILGFIIYKGIGVINWNFLTSAPTDGMTGGGIWPAIVGTFYLMIGSALFAFPVGVMSGIYMNEYAPKGKLVRFIRMMTNNLSGIPSIVFGLFGMALFVNYLNFGDSILAGSLTLGLLCVPLVIRTTEEALKAIPDSMREGSRALGASKLQTIWHVILPMGMPNIITGLILALGRVSGETAPILFTCAAYFLPQLPTSIFDQCMALPYHLYVISTSGTDMEAQLPLAYGTALVLIVIILMVNLLANLLRKYFEKKVKTN, encoded by the coding sequence GCATATTCCGGTTGCTAAGCCTGTGCATCGTACTTATCCTGTTTGCCATTCTGGGGTTCATTATATATAAAGGTATAGGGGTCATTAACTGGAACTTTTTGACATCGGCACCTACCGACGGCATGACCGGAGGAGGTATCTGGCCTGCCATTGTCGGTACGTTCTACCTGATGATCGGAAGCGCGCTTTTTGCATTCCCGGTGGGAGTCATGAGTGGCATTTATATGAACGAATATGCTCCGAAAGGCAAACTGGTACGTTTTATCCGTATGATGACGAACAATCTGAGCGGCATTCCGTCTATCGTCTTCGGACTTTTCGGTATGGCATTGTTCGTGAACTATTTGAATTTTGGCGATAGCATCTTGGCTGGATCGTTAACTTTGGGATTGCTATGTGTGCCTTTGGTAATCCGCACTACGGAAGAGGCCCTGAAAGCGATCCCTGATAGTATGCGTGAAGGTAGCCGTGCATTGGGAGCTTCCAAATTGCAAACCATCTGGCATGTCATTCTCCCGATGGGGATGCCCAATATTATAACAGGACTGATTCTTGCCCTGGGGCGGGTGTCCGGTGAGACGGCCCCGATCCTGTTTACCTGTGCGGCTTACTTTTTACCACAGCTTCCTACGAGCATATTCGACCAATGCATGGCATTGCCCTATCATCTTTATGTGATTTCTACCAGCGGTACGGATATGGAAGCCCAATTACCTTTGGCTTACGGTACTGCCTTGGTGTTAATTGTCATCATTTTGATGGTAAATTTGTTGGCGAATTTGTTAAGAAAGTATTTTGAGAAGAAAGTGAAAACAAATTAG
- the pstB gene encoding phosphate ABC transporter ATP-binding protein PstB, with protein MDKIDARDVNFWYGDFHALKGISMKIEEKSVVAFIGPSGCGKSTFLRLFNRMNDLIPGTRMTGEILIDGENIYDKGVQVDELRKNVGMVFQRPNPFPKSIFENVAYGLRVNGVKDNAYIRQRVEETLRGAALWDEVKDKLKESAFALSGGQQQRLCIARAMAVSPSVLLMDEPASALDPISTAKVEELIHELKRQYTIVIVTHNMQQAARVSDKTAFFYLGQMIEYDDTKKIFTNPEKEATQNYITGRFG; from the coding sequence ATGGATAAGATAGATGCTCGCGATGTGAATTTCTGGTATGGTGATTTTCATGCCTTGAAAGGTATCAGTATGAAGATCGAGGAAAAATCGGTAGTTGCTTTTATAGGTCCTTCGGGTTGTGGTAAATCTACTTTTCTCCGGCTGTTCAACCGGATGAACGATTTGATTCCCGGAACCCGGATGACCGGTGAAATCCTCATCGATGGCGAAAACATTTACGACAAAGGAGTCCAGGTGGACGAGCTGCGGAAAAATGTGGGAATGGTTTTTCAACGTCCCAATCCTTTCCCCAAGAGTATTTTTGAAAATGTAGCCTACGGGCTGCGTGTCAATGGAGTCAAAGATAATGCATATATCCGTCAGCGTGTGGAAGAGACATTGCGCGGTGCCGCCCTTTGGGATGAAGTGAAAGATAAGCTGAAAGAATCGGCTTTTGCACTTTCCGGAGGGCAACAGCAACGCCTTTGTATAGCTCGTGCCATGGCAGTTTCTCCTTCCGTATTGTTAATGGACGAACCCGCCTCTGCGTTAGACCCTATTTCCACGGCAAAAGTGGAGGAACTCATCCATGAACTGAAGAGACAATATACCATTGTGATCGTCACGCACAATATGCAGCAAGCTGCCCGCGTTAGTGATAAAACAGCCTTCTTCTATCTGGGGCAGATGATAGAATATGATGATACGAAGAAGATCTTTACGAATCCGGAAAAGGAAGCAACACAAAATTACATTACCGGAAGGTTCGGATAG
- the phoU gene encoding phosphate signaling complex protein PhoU: MVKFIESELVLLKKEIDEMWTLVYSQLDRAGEAVLTLDKELAQQVIVRERRVNAFELKIDSDVEDVIALYNPVAIDLRFVLAMLKINTNLERLGDFAEGIARFVLKCNEPVLDAELLRKLRLEEMLREVLSMLELAKRALNEESLELATSVFAKDNLLDEINAEATAVLADYINEHTDSVLSCLNLVSVFRKLERSGDHITNIAEEIVFFIDAKVLKHSGKKDESYPDK; the protein is encoded by the coding sequence ATGGTAAAGTTTATAGAATCGGAACTCGTACTGCTTAAGAAAGAGATCGATGAAATGTGGACGTTGGTTTATAGCCAATTGGATAGAGCCGGTGAGGCAGTGCTTACTTTAGACAAGGAACTCGCCCAGCAAGTCATTGTCCGCGAGCGTAGGGTAAATGCCTTTGAGTTAAAGATCGACAGTGATGTAGAGGATGTGATAGCCCTGTATAACCCGGTAGCGATCGACTTGCGTTTTGTACTTGCGATGCTTAAAATAAATACGAACCTGGAACGTCTGGGTGATTTTGCGGAGGGCATCGCACGTTTTGTCCTCAAATGCAATGAGCCGGTATTGGATGCCGAACTTCTTAGGAAGTTGCGTTTGGAAGAGATGCTGAGAGAAGTGTTGTCAATGCTTGAGTTGGCAAAACGTGCCTTGAATGAAGAAAGCCTTGAGTTGGCAACTTCCGTATTTGCCAAAGATAACCTGTTGGATGAAATCAATGCGGAAGCAACGGCTGTATTGGCGGATTATATAAATGAACATACGGACAGTGTCCTTTCATGCCTCAATTTGGTCAGCGTGTTCCGTAAGTTGGAGCGTTCCGGAGATCATATTACCAATATTGCAGAAGAAATAGTGTTCTTCATTGACGCAAAAGTGTTAAAACATAGTGGGAAAAAGGATGAGAGCTACCCGGATAAGTAA
- a CDS encoding PD-(D/E)XK nuclease family transposase, with translation METVDRYIRFDWAVKRLLRQKANFGVLEGLLTVLLNEQVKIVEILESEGNQLTANDKFNRVDIKAKNSKGEIIIVEIQNTRELDYLERILYGVAKAITEHISLGERYYEVKKIYSVSILYFDIGKGNDYLYHGQNTFLGVHTGDQLLVSTKEKDALVSKLPSQIFPEYFLIRVNEFNKAAITPLEEWIDYLKTGRIRPDTTAPGLAEARQKLIYYNMKPEERHAYDEHLSAIMIQNDVLDTAKLEGRLEGKLEGRLEGIKEGEAKGVKKEKIDIAHNLKKMGLSIEMIIQATGLSTKEIESL, from the coding sequence ATGGAAACAGTTGATCGTTATATCAGATTTGATTGGGCTGTAAAGCGTCTTTTGCGTCAGAAAGCCAATTTCGGTGTCCTCGAAGGTCTGCTAACCGTATTGCTGAACGAACAAGTCAAGATAGTAGAAATACTCGAAAGCGAAGGCAATCAACTTACTGCCAATGATAAATTCAATCGGGTAGATATTAAAGCAAAGAACAGCAAAGGAGAAATTATTATCGTAGAAATTCAGAATACGCGGGAGTTGGATTATCTGGAGCGTATTCTCTATGGGGTAGCCAAAGCCATTACCGAGCATATCTCGTTGGGTGAACGCTACTATGAAGTGAAGAAAATATACTCCGTCAGCATTCTTTATTTTGATATTGGTAAAGGGAACGACTACCTGTACCACGGGCAAAATACATTTCTGGGTGTACATACGGGCGATCAGTTATTAGTCAGCACCAAAGAAAAAGATGCTTTGGTAAGCAAACTTCCCTCTCAGATATTCCCCGAATACTTCCTGATTCGGGTGAATGAATTCAATAAAGCCGCCATTACTCCACTCGAAGAATGGATTGACTATCTGAAAACGGGACGTATACGCCCTGATACCACAGCGCCCGGACTTGCGGAAGCCCGCCAGAAACTTATTTATTATAATATGAAACCTGAAGAAAGGCATGCATACGATGAACATCTAAGTGCGATCATGATACAAAATGATGTGCTGGATACCGCTAAGTTGGAAGGAAGATTGGAAGGAAAGCTGGAAGGACGGTTGGAAGGAATTAAAGAAGGCGAAGCAAAAGGTGTAAAAAAAGAGAAAATAGACATTGCCCATAACCTTAAAAAGATGGGATTATCTATCGAAATGATAATTCAAGCTACCGGACTCTCTACCAAGGAAATAGAAAGCTTATAA
- a CDS encoding GntR family transcriptional regulator produces MEDKYNYKTIYLRVKEDILKGAYPTGTLLPTELTLADKYSVSRPTISKVYNRLQKEGYVNKKKGLGTIVLFKEGIKKCTFGLLLPGAGESEIFAIINDQILKQFEKMQLNSLWEGATASNAEIRRNLIETCCNNYIEKKVDGIFFSPLERVPDADYINQTICDKIRQAGIPLVLIDRDIVPIPQKSPFDVVCLDNYSSGCMMAQHLIKAGCKRICFFYRPDSAYSVRIRLLGVKDTVEENGLKFDKFNEFCGNPEDLSFVRTMHLLKGETGIICANDSTAAVLMSSLEAVGYKIGSDLLICGFDDMKYSQHLKYSLTSFIQPCKEIANVSIDLMMRRVECNDRPPLSVYLNGEIIERESTRFV; encoded by the coding sequence ATGGAGGACAAATATAATTATAAAACGATTTATCTAAGGGTAAAAGAGGATATTCTGAAAGGAGCCTATCCGACTGGAACTCTTCTTCCGACAGAACTTACTTTGGCTGATAAATATTCAGTTTCGAGACCTACCATATCTAAAGTTTACAACAGGCTTCAAAAGGAAGGCTATGTCAATAAGAAGAAGGGCTTGGGAACCATTGTTCTTTTTAAAGAAGGAATTAAGAAATGTACGTTTGGCCTATTGCTTCCCGGAGCCGGAGAGTCTGAGATATTTGCTATAATCAACGATCAGATACTGAAACAATTTGAGAAGATGCAGCTTAACAGCCTTTGGGAAGGAGCGACTGCCAGTAATGCCGAGATCAGGAGAAACCTGATTGAAACCTGTTGCAATAATTATATCGAAAAAAAGGTGGACGGCATCTTCTTTTCGCCTTTGGAGAGAGTGCCCGATGCGGATTACATTAATCAGACGATCTGTGATAAAATCAGGCAGGCGGGAATACCTTTGGTGTTGATTGACCGGGATATCGTGCCTATTCCTCAAAAAAGCCCGTTCGATGTAGTATGCCTTGATAATTACAGTTCGGGATGCATGATGGCCCAGCATTTGATAAAAGCAGGTTGCAAACGCATTTGCTTCTTTTACCGTCCAGATTCGGCTTATTCCGTCCGTATTCGTTTATTGGGAGTCAAAGATACGGTCGAAGAGAATGGATTGAAATTCGATAAATTCAACGAATTCTGTGGGAATCCCGAAGACCTTAGTTTCGTGAGGACGATGCATCTCCTCAAAGGAGAAACCGGCATTATCTGTGCGAATGATTCTACTGCCGCTGTTTTAATGTCTTCTTTGGAGGCCGTGGGATATAAGATCGGTTCGGACTTGTTGATTTGCGGGTTCGATGACATGAAGTATTCCCAGCATCTGAAATATTCGTTGACCTCATTTATACAGCCGTGCAAAGAGATTGCCAATGTCAGCATCGATTTGATGATGCGAAGAGTGGAATGCAATGACAGGCCTCCTCTGAGTGTTTACCTGAACGGAGAAATCATAGAACGCGAGTCGACCCGGTTTGTTTAA
- a CDS encoding sedoheptulokinase, which produces MSFLGIDIGTSSICGAVYNTSHRNITSVTKDNNTNINSPNIWEKTQDATAIVNIVLELLQEIRSQYPDIKGIGLSGQMHGMLYVDAEGRAVSPLYTWQDARGSLPYKEGLSYAAYLTERTGLPLSTGFGLVTHFYNQENGLVPQRAAKLCTVMDYVAMTLTQRKTPLIDCSNAASLGFFDKERLLFDEQALNSVGIDTSILPEVRKDVALVGYCKSIPVYTAIGDNQASFLGSVRSIEHSIHLTVGTSSQLSIYSDTYVDVPPLDTRPLPGGGYILVGAALCGGYSFNLLKNFFSDTVKFFTKQVLEDKDLYKMMVSIPYKEDSSEELRVETLFGGTRQYPEKRGKITHISLSNYTPENLILAFLKGISQELYDFHHLLPLSVRKDKTILVGSGNGIRKNPLLCKILEERFKRPLYVSEYQEEAALGACICSMVGEKYIDSFADFESERCGLETEKVS; this is translated from the coding sequence ATGAGTTTTTTGGGAATTGACATAGGAACAAGTTCAATATGCGGAGCTGTCTACAACACTTCGCATAGGAACATCACATCCGTGACAAAGGATAACAATACGAACATAAACTCTCCGAATATATGGGAAAAGACGCAGGATGCCACGGCCATAGTTAATATCGTATTGGAATTATTGCAAGAAATCCGGTCGCAATATCCGGATATCAAAGGAATCGGGCTATCCGGCCAGATGCATGGCATGTTGTACGTGGATGCCGAAGGCCGGGCGGTCAGCCCCCTATATACCTGGCAAGATGCCAGAGGAAGCCTGCCCTACAAAGAGGGATTGAGTTATGCCGCCTACCTGACCGAACGGACAGGGTTGCCTTTATCCACCGGGTTCGGCCTAGTGACTCACTTTTACAACCAAGAGAACGGTCTGGTACCACAGAGAGCCGCCAAATTATGTACCGTCATGGACTATGTAGCCATGACACTCACACAACGGAAGACACCCCTGATCGATTGCTCCAATGCAGCCAGTTTAGGTTTCTTCGACAAAGAACGATTACTTTTCGATGAACAAGCGTTGAACAGTGTAGGCATAGACACCTCCATTCTGCCGGAAGTCCGAAAGGATGTCGCCCTAGTAGGGTACTGCAAAAGTATCCCGGTCTACACCGCCATTGGTGACAATCAGGCGAGCTTTCTGGGTTCGGTACGTTCCATCGAACACTCCATTCACCTCACAGTAGGCACCAGTAGCCAGTTGTCCATCTATTCAGACACTTACGTGGACGTGCCGCCCTTGGACACGCGCCCTTTGCCGGGAGGCGGATACATACTGGTGGGTGCCGCTTTGTGCGGAGGATATTCTTTCAATCTTTTGAAAAACTTCTTTTCCGATACGGTGAAGTTTTTCACTAAACAGGTACTTGAAGATAAAGACCTATACAAAATGATGGTTTCCATCCCCTACAAAGAAGATTCATCCGAAGAACTTCGGGTAGAAACCCTGTTTGGCGGCACGCGGCAATATCCCGAAAAGCGAGGCAAGATAACCCATATATCCCTTTCCAATTATACGCCTGAAAATTTAATCCTGGCGTTCCTGAAAGGCATAAGCCAGGAGTTGTACGATTTTCATCATTTGCTGCCCCTTTCCGTACGGAAAGATAAAACCATTCTGGTCGGCTCAGGCAACGGCATCCGGAAGAATCCGTTGCTATGCAAGATACTGGAAGAACGTTTCAAACGTCCACTATATGTATCCGAATATCAGGAAGAGGCAGCTTTAGGAGCCTGCATATGCAGTATGGTAGGTGAGAAATACATCGACAGCTTTGCCGATTTTGAAAGCGAAAGGTGTGGGTTGGAGACAGAAAAAGTTAGTTGA
- a CDS encoding MFS transporter — MNNENKISKIIPVMLAFFTMGFVDLVGIATNYVKQDFNLSDTAANSFSVMVFLWFLIFSVPTGILMNKIGRKKTVLLSMVVTFAGLAIPLFIYDEIAMFIVFAFLGIGNTLMQVSLNPLLANMVNKRRLPSYLTLGQFVKAIASFVAPLIAAQAAIYYGNWKLLFTIFMVIDIVAVIYLFMTDIVEPEEKNESSSFKECFSLLGNSVIILFFIGILVHVGIDVGINITAPRLLQERVGIPLVEAGYATSLYFLFRTFGCLSGTFIMARFSPIRFFMVSVLFILAGMTGLYFCRETVTIYICVALIGLGNSNVFSIIFSNALLYMPTRNNEISGLMIMGITGGAIFPVLMGAASDAMGGQIGAVMVLTICVVYLLFLMIKMKKMALE, encoded by the coding sequence ATGAATAACGAAAACAAAATAAGTAAAATCATCCCCGTCATGTTAGCTTTCTTCACCATGGGGTTTGTCGACCTGGTGGGGATTGCGACCAATTATGTAAAACAAGACTTCAATCTGTCCGACACGGCAGCCAATTCCTTTTCGGTCATGGTATTCCTTTGGTTCCTTATCTTCTCCGTACCCACAGGGATATTGATGAATAAAATCGGACGAAAGAAGACCGTACTGTTAAGCATGGTAGTCACTTTTGCCGGACTTGCCATCCCCCTTTTCATATACGATGAGATCGCCATGTTCATCGTCTTCGCCTTTCTGGGAATCGGCAATACGTTGATGCAGGTCTCTTTGAATCCGTTACTGGCAAACATGGTAAACAAGCGCCGTCTGCCCAGTTATCTCACGTTGGGACAATTCGTCAAAGCGATAGCCTCCTTCGTCGCTCCATTGATAGCGGCACAGGCCGCCATCTACTACGGGAACTGGAAGCTGCTGTTTACCATCTTCATGGTAATTGACATCGTTGCCGTCATTTATCTGTTTATGACGGATATCGTCGAACCGGAGGAGAAAAACGAGTCCTCCTCCTTTAAAGAATGCTTCAGCTTGCTGGGCAATAGCGTCATCATCCTATTCTTCATCGGCATATTGGTACATGTCGGCATCGATGTCGGCATCAACATTACCGCCCCCCGACTGCTACAGGAAAGAGTAGGCATACCACTGGTAGAAGCGGGATATGCAACAAGCCTTTATTTCTTATTCCGTACCTTCGGCTGCTTGTCGGGCACGTTCATCATGGCACGATTTTCACCCATCCGTTTTTTCATGGTGAGTGTATTGTTTATCCTTGCCGGAATGACGGGGCTTTACTTCTGCCGGGAGACAGTAACGATTTACATCTGTGTAGCTCTGATAGGATTGGGAAATTCCAACGTATTCTCGATCATCTTCTCCAACGCATTGCTCTACATGCCGACGCGCAACAACGAAATCTCCGGCTTGATGATAATGGGCATCACAGGCGGGGCTATATTCCCCGTTTTGATGGGGGCGGCCTCAGATGCCATGGGAGGACAGATCGGAGCCGTTATGGTTTTAACCATTTGCGTGGTTTATTTGTTATTCCTAATGATAAAGATGAAGAAAATGGCATTGGAATAA
- a CDS encoding glycoside hydrolase family 32 protein, giving the protein MKKNFIAIALTAIGFTTAQAQFSVKYDPEIQPTGNIQYFTPAGGNQFVGDCIPFYKDGTYYLYWLLDEGHHSALDGLGGHQWCVSTSTDLKNWKHHPIAIGIDEEWEKSICTGSVAFDGKLFYAFYATRLINEDNQVNEQLSYAISKDGFTFEKQKPNPFYTFAPGYSKRHFRDPKVVIDKDGTFHLFVSSEADDYVISEGRGSLVHLTSKDLKEWSVQKPLLTGQRDVPECPDYFKWNDWYYLVYGQGGDTYYVKSRKPYGPWEYPESQALLEQWVNVAKTAEFKGNRRIVGGWIPSKNENKDYGYERFGGSIVLREAYQMPNGDLATKFPAEVLPDTKSPLNFSLTGAENAKKVSDKEVCLTAPGAIGGAYIKDLPYSCRVTLDIEPVGNNHEYGFFLRAKDKANDGYKLSFDPNKRTIRLGEDTWIEAVKDLDKPIHLDIIMKGDIIDVCIDNRRCIVNRLPERKGNYLWLYAKQGTVRFKNIQVYPL; this is encoded by the coding sequence ATGAAAAAGAATTTTATTGCAATAGCATTGACAGCAATCGGTTTTACAACCGCACAAGCACAATTCTCGGTGAAATACGATCCGGAGATTCAGCCGACAGGCAATATACAATACTTCACACCGGCTGGCGGGAATCAGTTCGTAGGAGATTGTATCCCCTTTTACAAAGACGGCACTTACTATTTATACTGGCTGCTCGATGAAGGGCATCACTCTGCGTTGGACGGTCTGGGCGGACACCAGTGGTGTGTCAGTACAAGTACCGACCTAAAAAACTGGAAACATCATCCCATTGCAATCGGCATCGATGAAGAATGGGAAAAGTCCATCTGCACCGGCTCTGTCGCTTTTGACGGCAAGCTATTCTATGCATTCTACGCTACCCGATTGATCAACGAGGACAATCAGGTCAACGAACAATTGAGTTATGCCATCAGCAAGGACGGCTTCACCTTCGAGAAACAAAAGCCGAATCCTTTCTATACATTCGCACCGGGTTACAGCAAACGCCACTTCCGTGACCCGAAAGTCGTTATCGACAAAGACGGTACCTTCCATTTGTTCGTCTCAAGTGAAGCGGACGATTATGTCATCAGCGAAGGCCGTGGCAGCCTGGTACACCTCACCTCCAAAGATTTAAAGGAGTGGTCTGTACAAAAGCCCCTCCTTACGGGTCAGCGCGATGTCCCCGAATGTCCGGATTACTTTAAATGGAATGACTGGTATTACCTGGTGTACGGACAAGGTGGCGACACTTATTACGTAAAATCGAGAAAGCCCTACGGCCCGTGGGAATATCCGGAATCACAAGCTTTGCTGGAGCAATGGGTAAATGTGGCAAAGACAGCAGAATTTAAAGGAAACCGACGTATCGTAGGCGGGTGGATACCAAGCAAGAACGAAAACAAAGACTACGGATACGAACGTTTTGGCGGAAGCATCGTGCTACGCGAAGCCTATCAAATGCCGAACGGAGACTTAGCTACAAAATTCCCTGCGGAAGTGCTGCCCGATACGAAGAGCCCTTTAAATTTCTCCTTGACAGGTGCGGAAAATGCCAAAAAGGTTTCCGACAAGGAAGTGTGCCTCACGGCTCCCGGAGCCATTGGCGGAGCATATATCAAAGACCTGCCTTATAGTTGCCGTGTCACCTTGGACATAGAACCGGTGGGAAACAACCACGAATATGGATTCTTCCTCCGTGCCAAAGACAAAGCGAACGATGGCTATAAACTCAGTTTTGATCCGAACAAACGCACCATACGCCTCGGAGAAGATACCTGGATCGAAGCAGTCAAAGACCTGGACAAGCCCATTCACCTGGATATTATCATGAAAGGAGATATCATAGACGTATGTATCGACAACCGCCGTTGCATTGTCAACCGTCTGCCGGAAAGGAAAGGGAACTACCTGTGGCTATATGCCAAGCAGGGAACGGTTCGTTTCAAAAACATACAGGTATACCCTCTATAA
- a CDS encoding glycoside hydrolase family 32 protein, which yields MNKTVFSGIAILMIVFLSACRQKGSNTETQPLPSYHFTAGTGWTGEPAGLVYADGDYHLFYQHNPTDDKYGNIHWGHAISRDLLHWQIMPVALSPDSSGYLRSGSVVADTQNTSGLSTGKSVPFIAFYTYNDPAQEQEIACAYSTDKGATWTKLPSFTLSDCNGFALRNPHVSWNNEYQQWLMTVSVGPAIRFYTSPDCKQWTYRSEFKDMTASGNWEGSDFFPLKIEGEDTTKWVLLINMENGPAGGAPATRYFIGDFDGTSFRISQTKELWLDYGKDHYAFSTFNGLPDNQRIGMGWMNDWEYANLLPASGWCDNMTLPRRMKLVREGTHCVLANAPLEELEKYRKDSYPIESGKLSDEKRIKGNYPYPGKPVLLELKFDNTDHRAIWRARNYGIRLKTKSGRELSIGYQNELSYYYIDRSNWTTQHPIYGFQQLMGATYYSEADTSDWSILFDRNSVELFASGGKIAMTALCYPMEEFCSYELFADSGSVTLLEGSINELKNINP from the coding sequence ATGAATAAAACAGTATTTTCCGGTATTGCGATCTTGATGATTGTCTTCCTTTCTGCCTGCCGGCAGAAAGGAAGCAACACCGAAACGCAACCTTTACCTTCCTATCATTTCACAGCGGGAACCGGTTGGACAGGTGAACCTGCGGGACTGGTATATGCCGATGGAGATTATCATCTTTTTTATCAGCACAATCCCACTGACGACAAATACGGTAATATCCACTGGGGACATGCGATTAGTCGGGATCTGTTGCATTGGCAAATAATGCCGGTTGCCCTGTCTCCGGACAGTTCGGGCTATCTCAGATCCGGAAGCGTAGTAGCCGACACCCAAAACACATCGGGGCTAAGTACCGGAAAATCTGTTCCGTTTATCGCCTTTTATACCTATAACGACCCGGCACAGGAACAGGAGATCGCCTGTGCATACAGCACGGATAAAGGTGCTACATGGACTAAACTCCCTTCTTTCACACTATCGGACTGTAATGGGTTCGCCTTACGCAATCCGCACGTATCCTGGAATAATGAATATCAGCAGTGGCTCATGACAGTTTCCGTAGGACCTGCTATCCGTTTTTACACTTCGCCCGATTGCAAACAATGGACTTATAGAAGCGAATTCAAAGACATGACGGCAAGCGGCAACTGGGAAGGTTCGGATTTCTTCCCACTGAAAATAGAAGGAGAAGATACGACCAAATGGGTCTTATTAATAAACATGGAGAATGGCCCCGCAGGAGGCGCACCAGCCACCCGCTATTTCATAGGAGATTTCGACGGTACTTCTTTCCGCATCAGCCAGACCAAAGAACTATGGTTGGACTACGGTAAAGACCATTATGCATTCTCTACTTTCAACGGTCTCCCGGACAACCAACGAATCGGAATGGGATGGATGAACGATTGGGAATATGCCAACCTGCTGCCTGCCTCCGGTTGGTGCGACAACATGACACTGCCCCGCCGGATGAAGCTGGTTCGCGAAGGCACTCACTGCGTATTGGCAAACGCACCGCTGGAAGAACTGGAGAAATACCGCAAAGACTCCTACCCGATCGAATCCGGCAAACTGTCGGATGAAAAACGGATAAAAGGAAATTATCCCTATCCGGGCAAACCTGTCCTCCTTGAATTGAAATTCGACAACACAGACCACCGGGCTATATGGAGAGCCCGCAATTACGGAATCCGTCTGAAGACGAAATCCGGCAGAGAGTTATCAATAGGTTATCAAAATGAACTTAGTTATTATTATATCGACCGGAGCAACTGGACAACACAACACCCCATATATGGCTTTCAACAGTTGATGGGAGCCACCTATTATTCGGAAGCCGACACATCGGACTGGTCTATCCTGTTCGACCGTAACTCGGTAGAGCTGTTTGCTTCCGGTGGGAAAATCGCCATGACGGCACTGTGTTATCCGATGGAAGAGTTCTGCTCCTACGAATTGTTTGCCGATTCCGGCAGCGTCACCTTGCTGGAAGGCTCCATCAACGAACTAAAGAATATCAACCCATAA